The segment ACTTCGCCGACTCCAGCCAGGTGACCGCGGAGCGTGGGGAAGCCGACGCCCTGGCGGCCAAGTTGGTCGAGACCCTCGAGGAAGTGGACGCCGCGCTGGCCAAGATCGACGGCGGCACCTACGGGACGTGCGAGCAGTGCGGCAAGGAGATCGCCCCCGCCCGCCTCGAGGCCAAGCCCGGCGCCCGCTACTGCATCGACTGCGCCTCCAAGCGCTGACGCCGGACGCGGGGTTGGCACCGTGATGGGGCCGGCCCCGGGACGGGGCGGACGCAACCAGGTCGGCCAGCTGATCCTCCTGGCCGTCGTGGCCCTGGTCGTCTACGAGATCGTCCACAACCACCGGATCACCTCCGACGAGGTCATCTTCTTCTGCGTGCTGATCCCGTCGGTGATCCTCCACGAGGTGTCCCACGGGGCGGTCGCGCTGATGTTCGGGGACGACACCGCCAAGCGGGCGGGGCGGCTGACCCTCAACCCGGTCAGCCACGTCGACCCGATCGGAACGGTGATCCTGCCGGCCATCCTGGTCCTGAGCGGTCATCCCGCCTTCGGCTACGCCAAGCCCGTCCCGGTCAACGTCCGGCGGCTGCGCAACGCCCGCAACGCCAGCCTGGTGGTGAGCCTGGCCGGCCCGGCGGTGAACATCGTGCTGGCCGGGTTGGCCGCCCTGGCCCTCCGGCGGTGGAGCATCAGCCCCTTCGGACCGCCGCCTCTGGGATGGCGCGTGGTGTTGGCGCTCGGAGAGGCCAACGTCATCCTGGCCGTGTTCAACCTGATCCCGATCCCGCCTCTCGACGGGTCGGCGGTGGTCGAGCGGCTCCTGCCCGCCCGCTGGTGGCCGGGCTACCTCCGGATCCGCCAGTACTCGCTGCTGATCGTGCTGGCCATCGTGTTCCTGCGGCCCAGCATCCTGAACGGCCTGTTCGATCCCGTCCTGAACTGGTGGGGCCACCTGGCGTGATGATGACCGGGGCCCACCTGGTTCGCCGGTTCGTGGGGTCCCTCGTCCCGGGAGGCCCGGCGGCGCCCGAGGAGCAGTGGGCCCGCCGGCAGCTGCTCGACGGAGAGCGGGTGCTCTGGGACCGCCTCTCCGGCCCCGACCGCCGCCACGCCGCCGGGGTGGCCCGGGCGGTGGAGGACACACTCGGACCGGACGCCACCAGGCCGGTGCTGGCCGCCGCCCTCCTGCACGACGTCGGCAAGCTCGACGCCGGGCTCGGGGTGTGGGGCCGGGTGGCCGCCACCGTGGTGGGCCTGGCGGGGGGCCGGGACCGGGCGGTCGGCTGGGAGGAGCGGGGCGGGCCCGCCGGTCGGGTGGGCCGCTACCTGCGCCACCCCGAGCGGGGAGCGGTCATGCTCGGCGAGGCCGGAAGCGACGAGCTGACGGTGGCGTGGGCCCGCTGCCACCACACCCCGCCGGAGCGCTGGGACCCGGTCATCCCGCCCGCCACCGGCACGGCCCTCAAGCGCGGTGACGACGACTAGTCGCGGCGGGGCGGGAGCAGGCCCATCGCCTCGCGGGCCCGGGCCACGGTGGCCGACGCCACCTGGCGGGCCCGGGCCGCCCCCTCGGCCAGGATGGCCGTGAGCTCCCCAGGCTCGGAGGCCAGCTCCCGGTAGCGCTCCTGGGCCGGCCGCAGCATCTCCACCACGGCGGCGGCGGCGTCGGCCTTGAGCGGCCCGTACTGGGTGTACCCGGCGGCGACGTCGGCCGGCTCCCGGCCCGTGGCGGCGGCGAGCAGCTGGATCAGGTTGGCCAGCCCGGGGCGGTTCACGGGGTCGAACACCACGTCGGCGCCGCTGTCGGTCACCGCCCGCTTGATCTTGCGCTCGATGACGGCGGGGTCGTCGGCCAGGTACACCAGCCCGGCGTCGGTGCCGGTCGACTTGGACATCTTGCTGGTCGGCTCCTGGAGATCCATCACCCGGGCACCCACGCGGGGGATGGCGGCGTCGGGCACGACGAACGTCTCCCCGTAGCGCGAGTTGAAGCGCTGGGCCACGTTGCGGGCCAGCTCGAGATGCTGGCGCTGGTCGTCGCCGACCGGCACCCGGTCGGCGTCGTAGACGAGGATGTCGGCGGCCATCAGCACCGGGTAGGTGAACAGCCCCACCCGGACGCTCTCCTGGCCCCCGCTCTTGTCCTTGAACTGCGTCATCCGGCGCAGCTCCCCGAAGGTGGCCGTGCACTCGAGCAGCCAGCACAGCTCGGTGTGCTCGGGCACGTGGCTCTGCACGAACAGCGTGCAGGTTCCGGGGTCGAGACCGGCGGCGAGGAGCCACCGGGCCACGTCGAGGGTCTTGTCGGCCAGCACCGCCGGGTCGTGGTCGAGGGTGAGGGCGTGGAGGTCGACGATGCAGTAGAGGGCGTCGTGATCGTGCTGGTCGGCCACCCAGTTGCGGAAGGCGCCCAGGTAGTTGCCCAGGTGGAGGTCCCCGGACGGCTGCACCCCGGAGAGGACCCGCGGCCGGGACCGCGGCGGGGGCGGGGGCATGGTGGGATGGTATGCGCCGGAGTTGCCCGGCCCCGCCGGTATTCTCACCACCGTGCCGTACGAGGTGGCCACGCCGGTCTTCGAGGGCCCCTTCGACCTCCTCCTCCAGCTGATCACGGCGGAGCAGGTCGACCTCTACCAGATCTCGTTGACGACGATCGTCGACGCCTTCCTGGCCGAGCTGGAGCGGATGGAGTCGCTCGACCTGGAGGTCACCACCGAGTTCCTCCTGATCGCCGCCACCCTCGTGGAGCTCAAGAGCCGGCGGCTGCTCCCCGGCCTGGACGACGGGGACCTCGACGAGGAGCTGGCCCTGTGGGAGGAGCGCGATCTCCTCCTGGCCCGCCTGCTCGAGTGCAAGACGTTCAAGGACGCGGCCCGGGCCCTGGACCAGCTGGCCGAGGTGGCGTCCCGCTCGCATCCCCGCACCGCCGGCCCGGAGGAGCGCTTCTCCTCGCTGATGCCCGACGTCCTGGCCGGGGTCACGCCCGAGGCCCTCCGGGACGCCTACATCCGCGCCGCCACCCCCCGCCCCGTGCCCCGGGTGCAGATGGACCACGTGGCGCCCATCCGGGCGTCGGTCCGCGACGCGGT is part of the Acidimicrobiales bacterium genome and harbors:
- a CDS encoding TraR/DksA family transcriptional regulator → MPNDAVATEARALLVREQADLRRQLAELGHGGEGGLTYDSNFADSSQVTAERGEADALAAKLVETLEEVDAALAKIDGGTYGTCEQCGKEIAPARLEAKPGARYCIDCASKR
- a CDS encoding site-2 protease family protein, with translation MGPAPGRGGRNQVGQLILLAVVALVVYEIVHNHRITSDEVIFFCVLIPSVILHEVSHGAVALMFGDDTAKRAGRLTLNPVSHVDPIGTVILPAILVLSGHPAFGYAKPVPVNVRRLRNARNASLVVSLAGPAVNIVLAGLAALALRRWSISPFGPPPLGWRVVLALGEANVILAVFNLIPIPPLDGSAVVERLLPARWWPGYLRIRQYSLLIVLAIVFLRPSILNGLFDPVLNWWGHLA
- the trpS gene encoding tryptophan--tRNA ligase, encoding MPPPPPRSRPRVLSGVQPSGDLHLGNYLGAFRNWVADQHDHDALYCIVDLHALTLDHDPAVLADKTLDVARWLLAAGLDPGTCTLFVQSHVPEHTELCWLLECTATFGELRRMTQFKDKSGGQESVRVGLFTYPVLMAADILVYDADRVPVGDDQRQHLELARNVAQRFNSRYGETFVVPDAAIPRVGARVMDLQEPTSKMSKSTGTDAGLVYLADDPAVIERKIKRAVTDSGADVVFDPVNRPGLANLIQLLAAATGREPADVAAGYTQYGPLKADAAAAVVEMLRPAQERYRELASEPGELTAILAEGAARARQVASATVARAREAMGLLPPRRD
- a CDS encoding ScpA family protein, which translates into the protein MPYEVATPVFEGPFDLLLQLITAEQVDLYQISLTTIVDAFLAELERMESLDLEVTTEFLLIAATLVELKSRRLLPGLDDGDLDEELALWEERDLLLARLLECKTFKDAARALDQLAEVASRSHPRTAGPEERFSSLMPDVLAGVTPEALRDAYIRAATPRPVPRVQMDHVAPIRASVRDAVEELLDELPRVGVITFRRLTGTLVEKLAVIVRFLALLEMYKQGLVELEQTERLGELRITWLGREDVDAGSVLVEEYQG